In Gemmata obscuriglobus, a single genomic region encodes these proteins:
- a CDS encoding STAS domain-containing protein, producing the protein MSKKPTFACQFEFTPDNRAVVIALLGKLDPEAVEELHPQVQEVYRAGVRRFVFDLTHLEYAGSLGLRLLVGLANQVRGEGAIAVYRPTEAVLSMLTMTKLTQLLPVHLTREEALAAVHK; encoded by the coding sequence ATGTCGAAGAAGCCCACATTCGCCTGTCAGTTCGAGTTCACCCCGGACAACCGCGCGGTCGTGATTGCGCTGCTGGGAAAGTTGGACCCGGAGGCGGTTGAAGAGTTGCACCCGCAGGTTCAGGAAGTGTACCGCGCCGGGGTGCGGCGGTTCGTGTTCGATCTGACCCACCTCGAGTACGCCGGGAGCCTCGGCCTGCGGCTCCTGGTGGGGCTGGCGAATCAGGTGCGGGGCGAAGGCGCGATTGCGGTGTACCGCCCGACCGAGGCCGTACTCTCGATGCTGACGATGACCAAGCTCACCCAACTGCTGCCGGTTCATCTCACGCGGGAAGAGGCGCTGGCGGCCGTCCATAAGTGA
- a CDS encoding prenyltransferase/squalene oxidase repeat-containing protein, whose protein sequence is MFSALLAAALAVPAPVPSGPGTKALRDAVTAALGPLRLGAVGHAEQKTCFACHNQAPPMFAFATAKGHGFELPASLFTSQATHVLGFLETNRTRFKNGTGTGGAAATAGYALFTLELAGHKPDEDTAAVAGYLLTTQADRDHWRTTSNRPPTEASDFTTTYFALRALRVWGPGAKLDADKVKTRAASARGWLAKADAKDTEDRAFRLLALKEVGAERKELAAAAWELLRRQRPDGSWAQLDGGRGDAYATGLALVALHAGGELKADAPAYRAGTAYLLKTQRADGTWFVKSRSKPFQPYYESGFPHEKDQFISIAASGWAAAALTFALPGK, encoded by the coding sequence ATGTTCTCCGCCCTCCTCGCCGCCGCTCTGGCGGTTCCCGCGCCGGTGCCGTCCGGGCCGGGCACGAAAGCCCTTCGCGACGCGGTGACCGCGGCTCTCGGGCCGCTGCGCCTCGGAGCCGTTGGTCACGCCGAGCAGAAAACGTGCTTCGCGTGTCACAACCAGGCCCCGCCGATGTTCGCATTCGCCACCGCGAAAGGGCACGGGTTCGAACTGCCCGCGTCGCTGTTCACCTCTCAGGCCACGCACGTGCTCGGGTTCCTCGAAACGAACCGCACGCGGTTCAAGAACGGCACCGGCACCGGCGGTGCGGCGGCCACCGCGGGCTACGCCCTGTTCACACTCGAACTGGCCGGTCACAAGCCGGACGAGGACACCGCCGCCGTCGCGGGCTACCTCCTGACCACCCAGGCCGATCGCGACCACTGGCGCACCACCTCGAACCGTCCGCCCACGGAGGCGAGCGACTTCACAACGACGTATTTCGCCCTCCGGGCGCTGCGAGTGTGGGGGCCGGGCGCGAAACTCGACGCGGACAAGGTCAAGACGCGCGCCGCAAGCGCCCGCGGGTGGCTCGCAAAAGCGGACGCGAAGGACACCGAGGACCGGGCCTTCCGGCTGCTGGCGCTGAAAGAGGTCGGGGCCGAGCGGAAGGAACTGGCCGCCGCCGCGTGGGAGCTGCTCCGCAGGCAACGCCCGGACGGTAGCTGGGCGCAGCTCGACGGTGGGCGTGGGGACGCTTACGCAACGGGGCTGGCGCTGGTAGCCCTGCACGCTGGCGGCGAACTGAAGGCGGACGCGCCCGCGTATCGCGCAGGGACCGCCTACCTGCTGAAAACGCAGCGGGCGGACGGGACGTGGTTCGTGAAGTCGCGGAGCAAGCCGTTCCAGCCGTACTACGAGAGCGGCTTCCCGCACGAGAAGGACCAGTTCATCTCGATCGCGGCGAGCGGTTGGGCCGCCGCCGCACTCACGTTCGCGCTGCCCGGCAAATAA
- a CDS encoding 3-keto-disaccharide hydrolase, producing MQSRCLSRPSALVALVAAVALASAAAPRSARAADDEWVQLFNGKDLTGWKIPNPPSGQFKGVKEVKNDAGKVTAFVGILKDSKDGTPGKEVTLWQVKDGMIVGGGPASHIFTETEADNCHFKVEAKINDKGNSGMYLRTKFGPGFPQGYEVQINATHTDQIRTGSLYPAFKLSDEDRKKIVVLKDAPHKANEFFTQEVIAEGNHIQIIVNGKKTVDFKDPNETYKKGHFALQGHDPGSVMTFKKVEYKPIKK from the coding sequence ATGCAATCCCGATGCCTCTCCCGTCCGTCCGCGCTGGTTGCGCTGGTCGCGGCGGTTGCCCTGGCTTCTGCCGCCGCCCCCCGGTCCGCTCGCGCCGCGGACGACGAATGGGTCCAACTGTTCAACGGCAAGGACCTCACCGGCTGGAAGATCCCGAACCCGCCGAGTGGGCAGTTCAAGGGCGTGAAGGAAGTGAAGAACGACGCCGGCAAGGTGACCGCCTTCGTAGGCATCCTGAAGGACTCCAAGGACGGCACCCCGGGCAAAGAAGTGACCCTGTGGCAGGTGAAGGACGGTATGATCGTCGGCGGCGGCCCGGCGTCGCACATCTTCACGGAAACGGAAGCCGACAACTGCCACTTCAAGGTCGAGGCGAAGATCAACGACAAGGGCAACAGCGGGATGTACCTCCGCACGAAGTTCGGCCCGGGCTTTCCCCAGGGCTACGAAGTACAGATCAACGCCACCCACACCGACCAGATCCGCACCGGGAGCCTGTACCCGGCGTTCAAGCTGAGCGACGAGGACCGGAAGAAAATCGTGGTGCTGAAGGACGCCCCGCACAAGGCCAACGAGTTCTTCACCCAAGAGGTGATCGCCGAGGGAAACCACATCCAGATCATCGTGAACGGCAAGAAGACGGTGGACTTCAAGGACCCGAACGAGACCTACAAGAAGGGCCACTTCGCGCTCCAGGGGCACGACCCGGGCAGCGTGATGACCTTCAAGAAGGTTGAGTACAAGCCGATCAAGAAGTGA
- a CDS encoding ISAs1-like element ISGob5 family transposase, with translation MSAAPGPRPLIEYLSQIPDPRVELKCFHDLIDVLMIVTCGTIVGADDFVSIAEFARAKESWFRDRLGLTLRNGIPSHDTLNRVFALVRPEAFGRCFRAWVADAAEGLRVPHIPIDGKTMRGSKRVTGTGARKATHIVSAWAQQLGLTLAQVKTDEKSNEITAIPELLERLDLAGALVSIDAMGTQKDIAQQIVAAKGDYLLAVKDNQPRLLEDIQRLAEGALEASYAGRSTDLNEGTGHGREEMRFCFVIDDLESIRDRNVWPRLRSVVVLVSSRTVAGRTSDEVRYYISSRKASAKRFQTWIRAHWCIENSCHWVLDVAFREDDHRLREGHGPQNMALVRKIALAMLKKANAKCGIKNRRLKAGWDNTYLEQVLLKNPED, from the coding sequence ATGAGTGCCGCCCCCGGCCCACGCCCGTTAATCGAGTACCTGTCCCAGATCCCGGATCCGCGGGTCGAGTTGAAGTGCTTCCACGACTTGATTGATGTACTCATGATCGTGACCTGTGGGACGATCGTCGGGGCCGATGACTTCGTGTCGATCGCCGAGTTCGCGCGGGCCAAGGAGTCCTGGTTCCGGGACCGGCTGGGGCTGACGCTGCGCAACGGGATTCCGTCCCACGACACCCTCAACCGGGTGTTCGCGCTGGTCCGCCCGGAGGCGTTCGGGCGGTGCTTCCGGGCGTGGGTCGCGGACGCCGCCGAGGGCCTCCGGGTGCCCCACATCCCGATCGACGGGAAGACCATGCGGGGGTCCAAGCGGGTCACCGGCACGGGGGCTCGCAAGGCCACACACATCGTCAGCGCATGGGCTCAGCAGTTGGGCCTCACGTTGGCCCAGGTGAAGACCGACGAGAAGTCCAACGAGATCACCGCGATCCCGGAACTGCTGGAGCGGCTGGACCTCGCGGGGGCCCTGGTGAGCATCGACGCGATGGGCACCCAGAAGGACATCGCCCAGCAGATCGTGGCCGCCAAGGGGGACTACCTGCTGGCGGTCAAGGACAACCAGCCGCGGCTGCTCGAGGACATCCAGCGGTTGGCCGAGGGGGCCCTAGAGGCGAGCTACGCGGGCCGCTCGACCGACCTCAACGAAGGAACGGGCCACGGGCGCGAGGAGATGCGGTTCTGCTTCGTGATCGACGACCTGGAGTCGATCCGGGACCGGAATGTGTGGCCCCGGTTGCGGTCCGTCGTGGTGCTCGTCAGCAGCCGCACGGTCGCCGGTAGGACGAGCGACGAGGTGCGGTATTACATCAGCTCGCGGAAGGCATCGGCCAAGCGGTTCCAAACGTGGATCCGGGCTCATTGGTGCATCGAGAATTCATGCCATTGGGTGCTGGATGTCGCGTTCCGAGAAGACGACCACCGACTCCGTGAAGGGCACGGCCCGCAGAATATGGCCCTCGTGCGCAAGATCGCCTTGGCGATGTTGAAGAAGGCAAACGCCAAATGTGGGATCAAGAACCGGCGACTCAAGGCCGGATGGGATAATACCTACCTCGAACAGGTACTACTGAAAAATCCCGAGGATTGA
- a CDS encoding isochorismatase family protein: protein MSAFALVLKACRDRGMTIIHCPSDTMSFYKDHPARTRALEAKKAAPPKAKELPNPPLPVDDSDGGCDDEKPAKSFKAWTRQHAAINIDDAKDYITDSGAEVYNVLKEKGLDTVLVLGVHTNMCVLNRTFAIKQLVKWDVRTVLVRDLTDAMYNPKMKPFVEHDKGTQLIIAFIEQHWCPTTESNALLKK, encoded by the coding sequence TTGAGTGCGTTTGCCCTGGTGCTGAAGGCGTGCCGCGACCGGGGGATGACGATCATTCACTGCCCGTCGGACACGATGAGCTTTTACAAGGACCACCCGGCACGCACGCGCGCCCTGGAGGCCAAGAAGGCCGCCCCGCCGAAGGCGAAGGAACTGCCGAACCCGCCGCTGCCGGTGGACGACTCCGACGGCGGGTGCGACGACGAGAAGCCCGCGAAGTCGTTCAAGGCCTGGACGCGGCAGCACGCCGCCATCAACATCGACGACGCGAAGGACTACATCACCGACAGCGGCGCCGAGGTGTACAACGTTCTCAAAGAGAAGGGTCTCGACACCGTCCTCGTACTCGGCGTTCACACCAACATGTGCGTGCTGAACCGCACGTTTGCCATCAAGCAACTGGTGAAGTGGGACGTGCGGACGGTTCTGGTGCGCGACCTGACGGACGCGATGTACAACCCGAAGATGAAACCGTTCGTGGAGCACGACAAGGGCACGCAGCTCATCATCGCGTTCATCGAACAGCACTGGTGCCCGACGACCGAGAGCAACGCGCTGCTCAAGAAGTGA
- a CDS encoding DUF1559 domain-containing protein: MGSVLDIPATLAFGWVTYLRRVIPNVNPDPWAVGTAVASLAGVTVGSHYFLRWLAGGAWPWTRSLKCVTLVLLMFVAGIAMVGVTHQAAWLARSPEPLVSDGRKMHARIISSNNLKQIGLAAHDNEDRAGTLPQSTFDAAGRPMHSWQTALLPWLEQDETYKRIDRTQPWTHPANAEPLGTPVKSFLNPAMPDDRVNGFGVSHYACNPAVVMGRAKKLSDFQKGSENTILAGEVNAGFRAWGDPLNVRDPRAGTGGGPHAYGTAGKRPPQFLMLDGSVRAFDPKELAEFTDRPPE, from the coding sequence TTGGGATCTGTTCTGGATATCCCGGCCACTCTTGCGTTCGGATGGGTGACGTACCTGCGGCGTGTGATTCCGAACGTCAACCCCGACCCGTGGGCCGTTGGCACGGCCGTGGCGTCCCTGGCGGGTGTGACCGTCGGTTCGCACTACTTCTTGCGGTGGTTGGCCGGTGGCGCGTGGCCGTGGACACGCAGCCTGAAGTGTGTGACGCTGGTACTGCTCATGTTCGTCGCGGGTATCGCGATGGTCGGTGTGACGCACCAGGCCGCGTGGCTGGCCCGTTCGCCCGAACCGCTTGTGAGCGACGGTCGCAAGATGCACGCGCGAATAATCTCATCAAACAACCTGAAACAAATTGGTTTAGCGGCTCACGACAACGAGGACCGGGCCGGCACCCTTCCGCAATCGACGTTCGACGCCGCCGGCCGGCCGATGCACTCGTGGCAGACGGCGCTGCTGCCCTGGCTGGAGCAAGACGAGACTTACAAACGGATCGACCGAACGCAGCCGTGGACACACCCCGCGAACGCAGAACCGCTCGGCACGCCCGTGAAATCGTTTTTGAATCCGGCAATGCCGGACGATCGGGTAAACGGCTTCGGCGTCAGCCATTACGCCTGCAACCCGGCTGTGGTCATGGGCCGGGCAAAGAAGCTCAGCGACTTCCAAAAGGGCAGCGAAAACACGATCCTGGCGGGCGAGGTGAACGCGGGGTTCCGCGCGTGGGGCGATCCGCTTAACGTTCGCGATCCGCGCGCGGGCACGGGCGGCGGGCCGCACGCCTACGGCACCGCGGGCAAACGCCCGCCCCAGTTCCTGATGCTCGACGGCTCCGTGCGTGCGTTCGACCCCAAAGAACTTGCGGAATTCACGGACCGGCCGCCGGAGTGA
- the ettA gene encoding energy-dependent translational throttle protein EttA: protein MSDHYIYNIRNLTKHYGKREILKDINLNFYPGAKIGVIGSNGSGKTTLLRIMAGVDKEFMGEAWPHQGATIGYVPQEPHLTPGKTVIENVEEAVAPIRALLRRQEEIGDEMGTADEKKFEKLSNEMERVQARIDATNAYELDRTLEMAMDAMRLPPSDAAVERLSGGERRRVALCKTLLQQNDLLILDEPTNHLDAESVEWLEHHLAQFPGAVVAVTHDRYFLDNVAKWILELHAGRGYPFSGNYSGWMEMKQKRMAVEEKQESAKKKQLERELEWAKSSPKARMSKSKARLAAIDKLQDSIIEEDDKELLIQIPSGPPLGDLVVRAEGLKKGFGDVLLYDDLTFDLPKGGIVGVIGPNGAGKTTLFKMIVGQEQPDGGKLTVGTTVKTAYVDQNRDALVATNTIFEEITGGTDYIMLGKQRVASRGYCARFNFKGPDQQKLVGNCSGGERNRIHLAKLLRSNGNLLLLDEPTNDLDVDTLRALEEALLNFGGCAVVISHDRWFLDRIATHILAFEGDSKVVWCDGNFQVYEEQRKARLGAAAELPTRIKYRKLTN from the coding sequence ATGAGCGACCATTACATCTACAACATCCGCAACCTGACCAAGCACTACGGGAAGCGGGAAATCCTCAAGGACATCAACCTGAACTTCTACCCCGGCGCCAAGATCGGGGTGATCGGGTCCAACGGGTCCGGCAAGACCACGCTGCTCCGCATCATGGCCGGTGTGGACAAGGAGTTCATGGGCGAGGCGTGGCCGCACCAGGGCGCGACCATCGGCTACGTGCCGCAGGAGCCGCACCTCACGCCGGGCAAGACGGTCATCGAGAACGTCGAAGAGGCCGTCGCGCCGATCCGCGCGCTGCTGAGGCGGCAGGAGGAGATCGGCGACGAGATGGGCACCGCGGACGAGAAGAAGTTCGAGAAGCTCTCCAACGAAATGGAGCGGGTGCAGGCGCGGATCGACGCGACCAACGCCTACGAACTCGACCGCACGCTCGAGATGGCGATGGACGCGATGCGGCTGCCGCCGTCGGACGCTGCCGTCGAGCGGCTCTCCGGCGGCGAGCGCCGCCGCGTCGCGCTCTGCAAGACGCTGCTCCAGCAGAACGACCTGCTGATCCTCGACGAGCCGACCAACCACCTCGACGCCGAGAGCGTCGAGTGGCTCGAGCACCACCTCGCGCAGTTCCCCGGCGCGGTCGTCGCCGTGACGCACGACCGGTACTTCCTCGACAACGTCGCCAAGTGGATTCTGGAGCTGCACGCCGGCCGCGGGTACCCGTTCTCGGGCAACTACTCGGGCTGGATGGAGATGAAGCAGAAGCGGATGGCGGTCGAGGAGAAGCAAGAGTCCGCCAAGAAGAAGCAGCTCGAGCGCGAGCTGGAGTGGGCGAAGAGCTCCCCCAAGGCGCGTATGAGCAAGAGCAAGGCGCGGCTCGCGGCCATCGACAAGCTGCAAGACTCGATCATTGAGGAGGACGACAAGGAGCTGCTGATCCAGATCCCGAGCGGCCCGCCGCTCGGCGACCTGGTGGTCCGCGCCGAAGGGCTGAAGAAGGGCTTCGGCGACGTGCTCCTGTACGACGACCTCACGTTCGACCTCCCGAAGGGCGGCATCGTGGGCGTGATCGGCCCGAACGGCGCGGGCAAGACCACGCTGTTCAAGATGATCGTCGGTCAGGAGCAACCGGACGGCGGGAAGCTGACCGTTGGGACGACGGTGAAGACGGCCTACGTGGACCAGAACCGCGACGCCCTGGTGGCGACCAACACGATCTTCGAGGAGATCACCGGCGGCACCGACTACATCATGCTGGGCAAGCAGCGGGTCGCGTCCCGCGGGTACTGCGCCCGGTTCAACTTCAAGGGGCCGGACCAGCAGAAGCTGGTGGGCAACTGCTCGGGCGGCGAGCGGAACCGGATTCACCTCGCGAAGCTGTTGCGCAGCAACGGCAACCTGCTGTTATTAGACGAGCCGACCAACGACCTCGACGTGGACACGCTCCGCGCGCTGGAGGAGGCGCTCCTGAACTTCGGCGGCTGCGCGGTGGTGATCTCGCACGACCGCTGGTTCCTGGACCGCATCGCGACCCACATCCTGGCGTTCGAGGGCGACAGCAAGGTGGTCTGGTGCGACGGCAACTTCCAGGTGTATGAAGAGCAGCGCAAGGCCCGGCTCGGCGCCGCCGCCGAACTGCCGACCCGGATCAAGTACCGGAAACTCACGAACTAA
- a CDS encoding ABC transporter ATP-binding protein, protein MIELLDAVKTYTQGRRTVNAVRGVTLRVNSGEFVTIMGPSGSGKSTLMHLMGALDTPSGGRAVFHGQDLQTMSDRQRSLLRRDRIGFVFQAFNLLPTLTAAENVALPLLLAGTNRRQALHRAAECLERVLLAHRAEHFPDEMSGGEMQRVAVARALVADPEAVLCDEPTGNLDTAASREILTLLSKLPEPGKRAVIMVTHDPNGASYGTRLVRIRDGLLESDEAVRK, encoded by the coding sequence ATGATCGAACTCCTCGACGCCGTGAAGACCTACACGCAGGGGCGGCGCACGGTGAACGCGGTTCGCGGGGTCACGCTCCGCGTCAACAGCGGCGAGTTCGTGACCATCATGGGACCGTCCGGGTCCGGCAAATCCACCCTCATGCACCTGATGGGCGCGCTCGACACGCCCTCCGGCGGCCGGGCCGTGTTCCACGGGCAGGACCTGCAAACCATGTCCGACCGGCAGCGGTCGCTCTTGCGCCGCGACCGCATCGGGTTCGTGTTCCAGGCGTTCAACCTGTTGCCCACGCTCACCGCCGCCGAAAACGTTGCGCTGCCCCTGCTGCTCGCCGGAACGAACCGCCGGCAGGCGCTCCACCGCGCGGCCGAGTGCCTGGAGCGAGTGCTGCTCGCCCACCGGGCCGAGCACTTCCCCGACGAGATGTCCGGCGGGGAGATGCAGCGCGTCGCCGTGGCCCGCGCGCTCGTGGCCGACCCCGAGGCGGTGCTGTGCGACGAGCCCACCGGGAACCTCGACACCGCCGCGAGCCGCGAAATCCTGACGCTGCTCTCGAAGCTCCCGGAGCCGGGCAAGCGGGCGGTCATCATGGTCACCCACGACCCCAACGGGGCGTCTTACGGCACCCGCCTCGTGCGCATCCGGGACGGGTTGCTCGAGTCGGACGAGGCGGTCCGCAAGTGA
- a CDS encoding FtsX-like permease family protein produces the protein MSVYRLLAVRYLFQRWDRAVLIISSIALGVATLVSARILNQCFEIAAQGTTTPAGSAELYVTNGEAGVARALADELRAAKVPGVKSVQPLVVERVSLPDLDGRVAVLVGAEVSSQLLTDNNSLKVKVTPVGDIPKWQLLPVLAAVKDGDLTRAGDLWDRIPARLAMVSRSIYEDWNGRCQTALAAGQPAPPFVVRHANRDAVCLPIGVVDFEADSPLAPMGKSFIGMSVGQALGVVRPAPPYAAVGGAAGAGAAESPYPPKVNRIDLFLEPGADPETVLAAAAQVVGRRAEVRTPDAQRRSTQEIVTGIQVGVLMCSLGAMIIGLFLVYNAMSVTVAERRADIGVLRSIGATRTQIVVLFSAASAALGFVGAVLGVPLGMLLAELTVRQFRSELESMFLNPEVRLTHLSWATAAAAVAAGTGTAVFAALVPALQAAGDDPAHVVRRSTGSVKGIWNVLHRSACLSLIVTGAAMILLRFNLPSRVGSVGGLTLVLVGLLLASPILVAVMVRLARPVVRATAPFTLRLAFDNLSRAPGRTGVVIGALGAGVALMFQTAGVGRSNEEPILSWIEQVVQADHFVFNGNMTSANSSNSPMSANVAGDLKGLPGVEDVMSIRYFRPEYNGTVVYLVALDVKTYAGTMRHRAPELASDLEVFPELDDTHPDHSGANKVLVSHNFVERHKVKVGDTILVPGPRGPVPLVIVGAVRDYSWSRGTIFLDRARYAKLFGDNLIDICHVFVKPGATAGAEPALDRYAADKGLFVTDRFSLRKFLSELLNRVYVLAYMQQLLVGVVAALGVVTALLISVLQRKRELGLLLAVGATPGQVLLSVLAEAFLMGAFGTVLGVLIGLPMEWYVLKVMFVDESGFNLDMLIPWKATLGIASASITLATLAGLLPAWRAIQTRIPDAMQYE, from the coding sequence ATGTCGGTGTACCGTCTGCTGGCCGTGCGCTACCTGTTCCAGCGGTGGGACCGGGCCGTGCTCATCATCTCGAGCATCGCCCTGGGCGTCGCCACGCTCGTGTCCGCGCGCATCCTCAACCAGTGCTTCGAGATCGCGGCCCAGGGCACCACCACGCCCGCCGGCAGCGCCGAGCTGTACGTCACCAACGGCGAGGCCGGCGTCGCCCGCGCGCTCGCGGACGAGCTCCGCGCGGCCAAGGTGCCGGGGGTGAAGTCTGTTCAGCCGCTGGTGGTCGAACGGGTCTCGCTCCCCGACCTCGACGGGCGGGTCGCGGTTCTGGTGGGCGCGGAGGTGTCGTCCCAGCTCCTCACCGACAACAACTCCCTCAAGGTGAAGGTGACCCCGGTCGGCGACATCCCGAAGTGGCAGCTCCTCCCGGTGCTCGCCGCGGTTAAGGACGGCGACCTCACCAGGGCCGGCGATTTGTGGGACCGCATCCCGGCGCGGCTGGCGATGGTCAGCCGGTCGATCTACGAGGACTGGAACGGCCGGTGCCAGACCGCGCTCGCCGCAGGCCAGCCTGCGCCGCCGTTCGTGGTGCGCCACGCCAACCGCGACGCCGTGTGCCTGCCGATCGGCGTCGTGGACTTCGAAGCGGACTCCCCGCTCGCCCCGATGGGCAAGAGCTTCATCGGCATGAGCGTCGGCCAGGCGCTCGGCGTGGTGCGCCCCGCGCCGCCCTACGCCGCGGTCGGCGGCGCCGCGGGCGCGGGCGCGGCGGAATCGCCGTACCCCCCGAAGGTGAACCGCATCGACCTCTTTTTGGAGCCGGGCGCCGATCCGGAAACCGTCCTCGCCGCCGCGGCCCAGGTGGTCGGCCGCCGTGCGGAGGTCCGCACCCCCGACGCCCAGCGCCGCAGCACCCAGGAGATCGTCACCGGGATCCAGGTGGGCGTGCTGATGTGCTCGCTGGGGGCGATGATTATCGGGCTGTTCCTCGTGTACAACGCGATGTCGGTCACCGTCGCGGAGCGCAGGGCGGACATCGGCGTGCTCCGCTCCATCGGGGCCACGCGCACGCAAATCGTGGTGCTGTTCTCGGCCGCGTCCGCGGCGCTTGGGTTCGTCGGCGCGGTGCTCGGGGTGCCGCTCGGCATGCTCCTCGCGGAACTCACCGTCCGCCAGTTCCGCAGCGAACTGGAGTCGATGTTCCTGAACCCCGAGGTGCGGCTCACACACCTCTCGTGGGCGACCGCCGCCGCGGCCGTGGCCGCCGGGACCGGGACCGCCGTGTTCGCCGCGCTGGTCCCGGCGCTTCAGGCCGCCGGCGACGACCCGGCGCACGTCGTCCGCCGCTCCACGGGTAGCGTCAAGGGCATCTGGAACGTGCTCCACCGCTCCGCGTGCCTCTCGCTGATCGTGACCGGGGCGGCGATGATTCTCCTCCGGTTCAACCTGCCCTCTCGCGTGGGGTCGGTCGGTGGGCTCACCCTCGTTCTGGTCGGGCTGCTGCTGGCGTCGCCGATTCTGGTCGCGGTGATGGTTCGGCTGGCGCGGCCGGTCGTGCGCGCGACGGCCCCGTTCACGCTCCGGCTCGCGTTCGACAACCTGTCCCGCGCGCCGGGCCGGACGGGCGTGGTGATCGGCGCGCTGGGGGCCGGGGTCGCGCTGATGTTCCAGACCGCCGGCGTGGGCCGCAGCAACGAGGAGCCGATTCTGTCGTGGATCGAGCAGGTGGTTCAGGCGGACCACTTCGTGTTCAACGGGAACATGACCTCCGCGAACAGCTCGAACAGCCCGATGTCGGCGAACGTCGCCGGCGACCTGAAGGGGCTGCCCGGGGTCGAGGACGTGATGAGCATCCGGTACTTCCGGCCCGAGTACAACGGGACCGTCGTGTACCTCGTGGCGCTCGACGTGAAGACCTACGCGGGCACGATGCGGCACCGCGCCCCGGAACTGGCGTCGGACCTGGAGGTGTTCCCCGAACTGGACGACACCCACCCCGACCACAGCGGCGCGAACAAGGTACTGGTGAGCCACAACTTCGTGGAACGGCACAAGGTGAAGGTGGGCGACACCATCCTCGTCCCCGGCCCGCGCGGCCCGGTGCCGCTCGTCATCGTCGGGGCGGTGCGGGACTACTCGTGGAGCCGCGGCACCATCTTCCTCGACCGCGCCCGGTACGCCAAACTGTTCGGGGACAACCTGATCGACATCTGCCACGTGTTCGTGAAGCCCGGCGCGACCGCGGGCGCGGAGCCCGCGCTGGACCGGTACGCCGCGGACAAGGGGCTGTTCGTGACCGACCGGTTCTCGCTCCGCAAGTTTCTCTCCGAGCTGTTGAACCGTGTGTACGTCCTGGCGTACATGCAGCAACTTCTGGTGGGGGTGGTGGCGGCGCTAGGAGTGGTCACCGCGCTGCTCATTTCGGTGCTCCAGCGCAAACGTGAACTCGGGCTGCTGCTCGCGGTGGGGGCCACCCCGGGCCAAGTGCTGCTGTCGGTGCTGGCCGAAGCGTTTCTGATGGGCGCGTTCGGCACGGTCCTCGGCGTCCTTATCGGGCTGCCGATGGAATGGTACGTTCTAAAAGTGATGTTCGTGGACGAGTCCGGCTTCAACCTCGACATGCTGATCCCGTGGAAGGCGACCCTGGGCATCGCGAGCGCATCGATTACGCTCGCGACGCTCGCGGGATTGCTCCCGGCGTGGCGCGCGATTCAAACTCGCATCCCGGACGCCATGCAATACGAGTGA